The DNA segment GCTCTGGCAGCAGATTTGTGAAAATGAACCCGATTTCTATCCTGACGCCCGCTGATCTTCCCCGCGCATTCCAGATTGAACAGGCCAGCCACGCGTTCCCGTGGACGGAAAACACGCTTGCCAGCAATCAGGGCGAGCGCTATCTGAATCTCAAAATCATGCAGGGCGATGAGATGGCCGGTTTTGCGATCACGCAAATTGTCCTCGACGAAGCCACGCTGTTTAATATCGCCATTGATCCGGCGTTCCAGCGGCAGGGGTTGGGCCGTACGTTGCTGGAAGAAGTTATCCAACAGCTTGAGCAGAAAGACGTTTTCACTCTCTGGCTTGAAGTTCGCGCCTCGAACACCAAAGCCATCGCGCTGTATGAAAGTCTCGGCTTTAACGAACTTTCTATACGCCGCAACTACTATCCCGCCGCTCAAGGTCGCGAAGACGCCATTATGATGGCGCTGCCGCTGGGGTAGGCACAAAAAAACCATTGATTGCCCATCCCGTCTAAATCAGTGAAAATAGCTGGCTATAACTTTTATTACCGCTTTGCCTGACGTCCTTCTGACGTGATGTGAAATCCTATGCAGGGCGGACCAACCGCAGAAACGTGAAAAACATGTCTCCAAGTGAATACGCCCTTGAAGTGGCTAAGCGCCGCACATTTGCCATCATCTCTCACCCCGATGCCGGTAAAACCACTATTACTGAAAAAGTCCTGTTATTCGGACACGCAATCCAGACCGCGGGGACGGTAAAAGGCCGTGGCTCCAGCCATCACGCCAAATCCGACTGGATGGAAATGGAAAAACAACGTGGTATCTCCATCACCACGTCTGTGATGCAATTCCCGTACAAAGAGTGTCTGGTTAACCTGCTCGATACCCCAGGGCACGAAGACTTCTCCGAAGATACCTACCGCACGCTGACCGCTGTCGACTGCTGTCTGATGGTAATCGATGCCGCGAAAGGGGTCGAAGATCGTACCCGTAAGCTGATGGAAGTGACCCGTCTGCGCGATACGCCGATCCTGACCTTCATGAACAAACTCGACCGTGATATTCGCGATCCGATGGAAGTCATGGATGAAGTCGAACGCGAACTGAAAATCGCCTGTTCGCCAATTACCTGGCCGATCGGCTGCGGTAAGTTATTCAAAGGGGTTTATCACCTCTATAAAGACGAAGTGTATCTGTACCAGACCGGTAAAGGTCACACCATTCAGGAAGTGCGCACGGTGAAAGGGTTGAACAATCCTGAGCTGGACGCCGCCGTGGGTGAAGATCTGGCCAAACAGCTGCGTGAAGAGCTGGAGCTGGTGCAGGGCGCGTCGCATGAATTTGAACATGAAGCGTTCCTCGCGGGCGAACTGACGCCGGTCTTCTTCGGTACCGCGCTGGGTAACTTT comes from the Enterobacteriaceae bacterium Kacie_13 genome and includes:
- the rimI gene encoding ribosomal-protein-alanine N-acetyltransferase gives rise to the protein MNPISILTPADLPRAFQIEQASHAFPWTENTLASNQGERYLNLKIMQGDEMAGFAITQIVLDEATLFNIAIDPAFQRQGLGRTLLEEVIQQLEQKDVFTLWLEVRASNTKAIALYESLGFNELSIRRNYYPAAQGREDAIMMALPLG